One Gordonia zhaorongruii DNA segment encodes these proteins:
- a CDS encoding ATP-binding cassette domain-containing protein produces the protein MSEQSTPSGNGVSGVEIVLDHVSKTYPGQQAPAVADVSMTIPAGEIVVFVGPSGSGKTTTMRMINRLIEPTSGTITIGGRDALSLNANKLRQSIGYAIQQGGMFPHMTVAQNIAVVPKLLKWGKKRVDDRVNELLDLVGLDPAQFAERYPRQLSGGQQQRVGVARALAADPPVLLMDEPFGAVDPITRGLLQDELMQLQAELRKTIVFVTHDFNEAVKLGDRIAVLGEQSRILQYDSPEAILANPANETVAGFVGQGAALQQLNLTRVRDVEVEQRPTAHEDDSVAEFLDRIQDWGVILDSKDRPIRWTDRDHLANASSLKDVGLPLGEIVTTASTLQDALEAILAERNASTVVTGSRGRYAGVITIETLVETIRSLREEHQDDPPISEPAIGDARTTEGPGR, from the coding sequence TTGAGCGAACAGAGCACACCATCGGGCAACGGAGTCTCCGGCGTGGAGATCGTGCTCGATCACGTGTCGAAGACGTACCCGGGACAGCAGGCCCCCGCAGTCGCAGATGTGTCGATGACGATCCCGGCAGGTGAGATCGTCGTATTCGTCGGGCCGTCCGGAAGTGGCAAGACCACCACGATGCGAATGATCAACCGGCTCATCGAGCCCACCTCGGGCACGATCACGATCGGTGGTCGTGACGCTCTGTCTCTCAACGCCAATAAGCTCCGACAGAGCATCGGTTACGCGATTCAGCAGGGCGGGATGTTTCCGCACATGACGGTCGCCCAGAACATCGCCGTGGTGCCGAAGCTCCTCAAATGGGGCAAGAAGCGAGTCGACGACCGTGTCAACGAACTCCTCGATCTTGTCGGACTCGACCCGGCGCAGTTCGCCGAGCGCTACCCACGCCAGTTGTCCGGAGGTCAGCAGCAGCGCGTCGGTGTCGCGCGGGCGCTGGCCGCCGATCCACCTGTTCTGCTCATGGATGAGCCGTTCGGCGCGGTGGACCCCATCACGCGAGGTCTGCTGCAGGACGAGCTGATGCAGTTGCAGGCCGAGCTCCGCAAGACGATCGTGTTCGTGACCCACGATTTCAACGAGGCCGTGAAGCTGGGGGACCGGATCGCAGTTCTCGGCGAGCAGTCCCGGATCCTGCAGTACGACTCGCCCGAGGCGATCCTCGCCAATCCCGCCAATGAGACCGTCGCTGGATTCGTGGGGCAGGGCGCCGCACTGCAGCAACTCAATCTCACTCGGGTGCGCGACGTGGAGGTGGAGCAGCGCCCCACGGCTCACGAGGACGATTCGGTCGCCGAGTTCCTCGACCGGATTCAGGATTGGGGCGTCATCCTGGACAGCAAGGATCGTCCGATCCGGTGGACTGATCGCGATCACCTCGCGAACGCCTCGTCGCTGAAGGACGTCGGGCTTCCGCTCGGCGAGATCGTCACCACCGCATCGACTCTGCAGGACGCGCTGGAGGCCATCCTCGCCGAACGGAACGCCTCCACCGTCGTGACCGGATCGCGAGGCCGGTACGCGGGGGTGATCACCATCGAGACGCTGGTGGAGACGATCCGATCCCTGCGCGAAGAGCACCAGGACGATCCGCCGATCTCCGAGCCGGCGATCGGCGACGCACGAACCACCGAAGGCCCCGGGCGATGA
- a CDS encoding phosphatase PAP2 family protein, with amino-acid sequence MPSHRERSQAPSGAASTLSALAVVTLAIAIIHRPLRSDRLWTRYLVGHRLDWVTDAAAGFSSIISPLTAPIIAVVIGAVLILRDRSVGRGLALVGAVIGSASLTWILKLLIDRSRPPVEIQLEPPESAMSFPSGHASAATALAVSLAVLVAPRAGRATRGALVAAATIGAGLSAFSRVYLGMHWTSDAIAGFLVGAGAALGASALLDRFGSVVVRIDEGCRLRGPGTSG; translated from the coding sequence GTGCCCTCCCACCGTGAGCGGAGCCAGGCGCCGTCCGGCGCGGCGTCCACCCTCTCCGCGCTGGCGGTCGTGACCCTCGCGATCGCGATCATCCATCGCCCGCTGCGCAGCGATCGGCTGTGGACCCGATACCTCGTGGGGCACCGGCTCGACTGGGTCACGGACGCAGCTGCAGGCTTCTCGAGCATCATCAGTCCGCTGACGGCGCCGATCATCGCAGTGGTGATCGGGGCAGTTCTGATACTCCGGGACCGGTCGGTCGGTCGGGGGCTGGCGTTGGTGGGGGCCGTCATCGGCTCCGCATCCCTGACGTGGATCCTGAAGCTTCTCATCGATCGCAGTCGTCCACCGGTGGAGATACAACTCGAACCGCCGGAGTCGGCGATGTCGTTTCCGTCCGGGCACGCATCGGCCGCGACGGCACTCGCAGTGAGCCTCGCCGTCCTCGTCGCGCCTCGTGCCGGCCGTGCGACCCGGGGCGCCCTGGTGGCGGCCGCCACTATCGGCGCCGGACTCAGCGCTTTCAGTCGCGTCTATCTCGGAATGCACTGGACGTCGGATGCCATCGCGGGCTTCCTGGTCGGCGCGGGCGCAGCCCTCGGTGCGTCGGCACTGCTGGATAGGTTCGGGTCGGTGGTCGTGCGAATCGACGAAGGGTGCCGGCTGCGCGGTCCGGGTACCTCTGGCTGA
- a CDS encoding ABC transporter permease yields the protein MNGIWEFISNRKSQLVVDSYLHVSAVIQCLLLATVIGVTVGILVYRSPAGSAAATALASTILTVPSFALLGLLIPVLGLGVPPTVIALTLYSLLPIVRNTIVGLGAVDPAVTDAARGIGMSRVRVLTRVELVMAWPSILTGMRVSTQMAMGILAIAAYAKGPGLGNLIFSGLSRVGSPTAIPQALTGTVLIVILALVLDGIYVLIGRLTTSKGIR from the coding sequence CTGAACGGCATCTGGGAGTTCATCAGCAATCGCAAGTCGCAGCTTGTGGTCGATTCCTACCTGCACGTGAGTGCCGTCATCCAATGCCTGCTTCTCGCAACGGTCATCGGCGTGACGGTCGGGATTCTGGTGTATCGGAGTCCGGCCGGCTCCGCCGCAGCGACGGCGCTGGCTAGCACGATCCTGACGGTCCCGTCGTTCGCTCTGCTGGGTCTGCTGATTCCCGTTCTCGGTCTCGGCGTGCCGCCGACGGTGATCGCTTTGACGCTGTATTCGCTGTTGCCGATCGTGCGCAACACCATCGTCGGCCTCGGCGCCGTCGATCCGGCGGTCACCGACGCCGCGCGCGGCATCGGGATGAGCCGTGTCCGGGTCCTCACCCGTGTCGAGTTGGTGATGGCATGGCCGTCGATCCTGACCGGCATGCGCGTCAGCACGCAGATGGCCATGGGCATCTTGGCGATCGCCGCGTACGCGAAGGGCCCGGGGCTGGGAAACCTGATCTTCTCGGGCCTCTCGCGGGTGGGCAGCCCCACTGCCATTCCACAAGCACTCACCGGCACGGTTCTCATCGTGATCCTGGCTCTCGTCCTCGATGGGATCTACGTTCTGATCGGCCGTCTCACCACGTCGAAAGGCATCCGTTGA
- a CDS encoding phosphotriesterase family protein: MDRINTVTGTVGADQLGTVLTHEHVFVVQEDFRLNYLHDWDEDAQIDNAVATLTRLKESGVDTIMDVSVLGIGRNVERVAEVARQVELNIIAATGLFTFNDLPFQFHYTGPGLGFDVTDPLDEMFLRDLTRGIGATSIKAGFLVCVIEAEGLTPGVERVMRSVGRVAAQTGVAVVVHTNPHTKSGLIAQRVLAEEGADLTRVILAHSGDTTDLDYLMRVADAGSVLGLDRFGLDVLLPYADRIDTLVALVERGYSDRIVLSQDAFCSSDWFDQTAMLQVAPDWDYFQVTGRVVPELRARGVSETAIDSVLSGVPNRLLTPAAVDLPKPGAARVSSLQTGLSPNNHA, from the coding sequence ATGGACCGCATCAACACCGTCACCGGCACAGTCGGGGCGGACCAGCTGGGGACAGTGCTCACCCATGAGCACGTCTTCGTCGTCCAGGAGGACTTCCGGCTGAACTATCTGCACGACTGGGACGAGGATGCGCAGATCGACAACGCGGTGGCGACGCTGACCCGGCTCAAGGAATCCGGAGTGGACACGATCATGGACGTGTCCGTTCTCGGTATCGGCCGGAACGTGGAGCGAGTGGCCGAGGTGGCTCGTCAGGTCGAGCTGAACATCATCGCCGCAACGGGGCTCTTCACCTTCAACGACCTGCCGTTCCAATTCCACTACACCGGTCCGGGTCTCGGTTTCGACGTCACGGATCCGCTCGACGAGATGTTCCTCCGCGATCTCACCCGCGGTATCGGCGCCACGTCGATCAAGGCGGGATTCCTGGTCTGCGTGATCGAGGCGGAAGGTCTCACGCCCGGGGTGGAACGGGTGATGCGGTCGGTGGGCCGGGTCGCCGCCCAGACCGGGGTGGCAGTGGTCGTCCACACGAATCCGCACACCAAATCGGGTCTGATCGCACAGCGGGTGCTCGCCGAGGAAGGTGCCGATCTGACGCGTGTGATTCTCGCGCACAGTGGTGACACGACCGATCTGGACTATCTGATGCGAGTGGCCGATGCCGGTTCGGTTCTGGGCCTGGACCGGTTCGGTCTCGACGTGCTCCTGCCGTACGCCGACCGGATCGACACGCTGGTCGCGCTCGTCGAACGCGGCTATTCCGACCGAATCGTGCTGTCCCAGGACGCGTTCTGCTCCAGCGACTGGTTCGACCAGACTGCGATGCTGCAGGTGGCTCCCGACTGGGACTACTTCCAGGTGACCGGCCGGGTGGTCCCCGAGCTCCGGGCGCGGGGGGTGTCGGAGACGGCGATCGACTCGGTGCTGTCCGGTGTGCCCAATCGGCTCCTGACTCCCGCAGCGGTCGACCTGCCGAAACCGGGGGCAGCACGAGTTTCTTCGCTGCAAACTGGACTCAGTCCAAATAACCACGCATAA
- a CDS encoding oxygenase MpaB family protein, whose translation MPDDDAATQVKPLPARHPDAPRSVPPGVAIFARAVGVRGPSDDEFRRIGEALHEGDPLMDGLVAWMAGVGIKETRPLFEEALEYGIANVPDAPEPLREFFAVVEDTPDWVDSEKLRIAAQTMNTGGADGLYIARDVALVGGYTYAGFNQTLLRTGALEKGSNKRFAETSQWAFDLISDGGLDKHGVGYRSTLRVRFIHSLVRRHVTAMPDWDADKWGLPINQADMAATIVGSLVAPSVGGLGMGLVSRPSEYEAIAHLTRYAGWLMGIDDEFLPRDFRESIRVLHHTSAALANPDETSPQLARPMATDPLGWNYSRWQPLRRRLAQSQHLSVSMFFLGGKTMTQLGLPSRTLPWYPILRTPVNLARSAAKLLPGGRERAAIRGRAQQMRFMRTMEAAPVTIGETTHLSQHAA comes from the coding sequence ATGCCCGACGATGATGCTGCGACGCAGGTGAAACCTCTTCCCGCCCGACACCCGGATGCGCCGCGATCGGTGCCGCCCGGTGTCGCGATCTTCGCCCGCGCAGTGGGCGTGCGGGGTCCGAGCGACGACGAGTTCCGCCGTATCGGGGAGGCGCTTCACGAAGGCGACCCGCTGATGGACGGCCTCGTCGCGTGGATGGCCGGCGTCGGGATCAAGGAGACCCGACCGCTGTTCGAAGAGGCCCTCGAGTACGGCATCGCCAACGTCCCCGATGCACCGGAGCCGCTGCGTGAGTTCTTCGCGGTCGTCGAGGACACGCCCGATTGGGTCGACTCCGAGAAGCTGCGGATCGCCGCTCAGACGATGAACACCGGCGGGGCCGACGGGCTGTACATCGCACGCGACGTCGCGCTGGTCGGGGGGTACACGTACGCGGGTTTCAACCAGACTCTCCTCCGGACCGGAGCCCTGGAGAAAGGGTCCAACAAACGGTTCGCCGAGACCTCCCAGTGGGCATTCGACCTCATCTCCGACGGCGGCCTCGATAAACACGGTGTCGGTTATCGATCCACCCTGCGGGTGCGATTCATCCATTCACTGGTTCGGCGGCACGTGACGGCCATGCCCGACTGGGATGCGGACAAGTGGGGCCTGCCGATCAACCAGGCCGATATGGCGGCGACCATCGTGGGGTCCCTCGTTGCTCCGTCGGTCGGCGGACTGGGGATGGGCCTGGTAAGCAGGCCGTCCGAGTACGAGGCGATCGCCCATCTGACGCGCTACGCGGGCTGGCTCATGGGCATCGACGATGAGTTCCTGCCGCGCGACTTCCGGGAATCCATCCGCGTCCTGCACCACACGTCGGCCGCCCTTGCGAATCCGGACGAGACGTCACCCCAACTCGCGCGTCCGATGGCGACCGACCCACTCGGCTGGAACTACTCCCGTTGGCAGCCCCTTCGGCGACGCCTGGCGCAGTCGCAGCACCTATCGGTGAGCATGTTCTTCCTCGGCGGGAAGACGATGACTCAGCTCGGACTCCCGTCGCGGACACTCCCCTGGTATCCGATCCTCCGGACCCCGGTGAATCTCGCCCGGTCGGCCGCCAAGCTGCTGCCCGGCGGCCGCGAACGAGCGGCGATCCGCGGTCGTGCGCAGCAGATGCGGTTCATGCGCACGATGGAAGCGGCGCCGGTCACGATCGGCGAGACGACGCACCTCTCGCAGCACGCAGCCTGA
- a CDS encoding ATP-binding cassette domain-containing protein — MAHTPHPADSHDMIRVHGSRVNNLRNVHVEVPKRRLTVFTGVSGSGKSSLVFGTVAAESQRLINETYSAFVQGFMPTLARPDVDLLDGITTAIIVDQERIGGNPRSTVGTITDANAMLRILFSRLGSPAVPTANALSFNVPTVSGSGAIQVGTKKKTKATFDRLGGMCPRCEGMGAVSDIDMTEIYDADRSLNEGAIKIPGFSSDGWYGRVYGGSGFFDPDKPIGRYDDRELADLLYKEAVKIKVDGINITYEGLIPRISKSMLSKDIDSVQPHVRAFIERAVTADTCPECDGTRLAEHARECRIDDISIADACRMSIADLADWVDDLTEPSVAPLLEKLGGTLDSFVEIGLGYLALERPTGTLSGGEAQRTKMIRHLGSALTDVTYVFDEPTIGLHPHDIARMNNLLLRLRDKGNTVLVVEHKPETIAIADHVVDLGPRAGRDGGEICFEGDVAGLTASDTVTGRHLGYRSSLKQTFRAPSGAIEIRGADTNNLQNVDVDIPLGVLTVVTGVAGSGKSSLIHGSIPSDADVVTIDQTAIRGSRRSNPATYTGVLEPVRKAFAKANGVKPALFSANSEGACPACKGNGVIYTDLATMAGVATPCDECEGRRFSSDVLEYTLGGRDISEVLSMSVDAAVTFFADGEARTPAAHRILVRLSDVGLGYLTLGQPLTSLSGGERQRIKLATAMADKPTTYVLDEPTTGLHLADVEQLLRLLDRLVDSGKSVIVIEHHQAVMAHADWIIDIGPGAGHEGGRLVFEGTPAALAADRSTLTGQHLAAYIGA; from the coding sequence ATGGCTCACACCCCGCACCCCGCCGACAGTCACGATATGATCCGCGTTCACGGCTCCCGAGTGAACAACCTCCGCAACGTCCACGTCGAAGTGCCGAAGCGTCGCTTGACGGTGTTCACCGGGGTGTCCGGTTCCGGTAAGAGCTCCCTGGTGTTCGGCACCGTGGCGGCCGAATCGCAGCGTCTGATCAACGAGACGTACAGCGCGTTCGTGCAGGGATTCATGCCGACGCTCGCGCGCCCCGACGTCGACCTGCTCGACGGAATCACCACGGCGATCATCGTCGATCAGGAGCGGATCGGAGGCAACCCGCGGTCGACGGTCGGCACCATCACCGACGCCAATGCGATGCTTCGCATCCTCTTCAGCCGGTTGGGGAGCCCCGCCGTTCCGACGGCGAATGCGCTGTCCTTCAACGTGCCCACCGTCAGCGGCTCGGGTGCCATCCAGGTCGGTACCAAGAAGAAGACCAAGGCGACCTTCGATCGGCTCGGTGGCATGTGCCCACGATGCGAGGGCATGGGCGCAGTCTCGGACATCGACATGACGGAGATCTACGACGCGGACAGATCCCTCAACGAGGGAGCGATCAAGATTCCCGGGTTCAGCTCCGACGGATGGTACGGCCGCGTGTACGGCGGTTCCGGATTCTTCGACCCCGACAAGCCGATCGGGAGGTACGACGATCGCGAACTCGCCGACCTCCTCTACAAGGAAGCGGTGAAGATCAAGGTCGACGGAATCAACATCACCTACGAGGGCCTGATCCCGCGTATCTCCAAATCCATGCTGTCCAAGGACATCGACTCGGTGCAGCCGCACGTCCGAGCGTTCATCGAGCGTGCCGTCACCGCCGACACCTGTCCGGAGTGCGACGGCACGCGTTTGGCGGAGCACGCCCGCGAATGCCGGATCGACGACATCAGCATCGCCGATGCCTGCCGGATGTCCATCGCCGACCTGGCCGACTGGGTCGACGACTTGACCGAGCCGTCAGTCGCGCCGCTGCTGGAGAAACTGGGCGGGACCCTCGACTCGTTCGTCGAGATCGGTCTCGGTTACCTCGCCCTGGAGCGTCCGACGGGCACCCTCTCCGGCGGCGAGGCACAGCGCACCAAGATGATCCGCCACCTGGGGTCGGCGCTGACGGACGTCACCTACGTCTTCGACGAGCCGACCATCGGCCTGCACCCGCACGACATCGCGCGCATGAACAACCTGCTACTGCGCCTACGGGACAAGGGCAACACGGTACTGGTGGTCGAGCACAAGCCGGAGACGATCGCCATCGCCGATCATGTGGTCGACCTCGGGCCGCGAGCCGGCCGCGACGGCGGTGAGATCTGCTTCGAGGGGGACGTCGCCGGGCTTACTGCGAGCGATACCGTCACCGGCCGCCATCTGGGATACCGCAGTTCGCTGAAACAGACGTTCCGGGCACCGTCAGGAGCGATCGAGATCCGGGGCGCAGACACCAACAACCTTCAGAACGTCGATGTGGACATCCCGTTGGGGGTTCTGACCGTGGTGACCGGCGTCGCCGGATCCGGGAAGAGTTCGCTCATCCACGGGTCCATTCCGTCCGACGCCGATGTGGTCACCATCGACCAGACCGCGATCCGCGGCTCGAGACGAAGCAATCCCGCTACGTACACCGGTGTGCTCGAACCCGTCCGGAAAGCCTTCGCCAAGGCGAACGGAGTGAAACCTGCGTTGTTCAGCGCGAATTCGGAAGGCGCATGTCCTGCGTGCAAGGGCAACGGGGTGATCTACACCGATCTGGCGACGATGGCCGGTGTCGCGACGCCATGCGACGAGTGCGAGGGCAGGCGTTTCAGTTCCGACGTGCTGGAGTACACGCTGGGCGGACGAGACATCAGTGAGGTGCTGTCGATGTCCGTCGACGCAGCGGTGACGTTCTTCGCAGACGGGGAGGCCAGAACTCCTGCGGCGCACAGGATCCTGGTTCGCCTTTCCGATGTGGGCCTGGGCTACCTCACCCTGGGCCAACCCCTCACATCGCTGTCCGGCGGCGAACGGCAGCGCATCAAGTTGGCCACCGCAATGGCCGACAAACCGACGACGTACGTCCTTGACGAACCGACGACCGGCCTCCATCTCGCCGACGTCGAGCAACTCCTCCGGCTCCTCGACCGTCTTGTCGACAGCGGAAAATCGGTGATCGTGATCGAGCATCACCAGGCGGTGATGGCGCACGCGGACTGGATCATCGACATCGGTCCCGGCGCAGGACACGAGGGCGGCCGACTCGTATTCGAGGGGACGCCTGCCGCGCTCGCAGCCGACCGTTCGACGCTCACCGGCCAGCACCTCGCCGCGTACATCGGCGCCTGA
- a CDS encoding TetR/AcrR family transcriptional regulator: protein MARNEVVRDYGGVSADDRRELRRLKLLAAGRRAWGEDGLGEITVRGVSREAGLAYRYFYEHFANRDALVLAVADQVRDELVATLVRSSTEVGGDIANRLRGALTAFLTTIGDDPQMFHIMTSDVSAIDGMQRRRQDTLDLVAEVILQQLSDLPGNRAGGENTGQRTSFQAVRFVVGGVNRLIEAWLVERDVSPAELADTCTRLSMRVAAD, encoded by the coding sequence ATGGCCCGTAACGAGGTAGTGCGCGATTACGGCGGTGTCAGTGCCGACGACCGTCGAGAGCTCCGGCGACTGAAGCTGCTCGCGGCCGGTCGGCGTGCCTGGGGCGAGGACGGACTGGGGGAGATCACCGTCCGCGGCGTCTCCCGCGAAGCCGGATTGGCGTACCGCTACTTCTACGAGCACTTCGCCAACCGGGACGCGCTGGTACTCGCCGTCGCCGACCAAGTCCGGGACGAACTCGTCGCCACGCTCGTCCGGTCCAGCACCGAGGTGGGCGGCGACATCGCGAACCGGCTGCGCGGCGCATTGACCGCGTTCCTCACGACCATCGGCGACGATCCGCAGATGTTCCACATCATGACCTCGGACGTATCCGCGATCGACGGGATGCAACGGCGACGGCAGGACACCCTCGATCTCGTTGCCGAGGTGATTCTGCAGCAGCTGTCCGACCTGCCGGGGAATCGGGCCGGTGGGGAGAACACCGGTCAGCGGACAAGCTTCCAGGCAGTTCGATTCGTCGTCGGCGGCGTCAACCGGCTGATCGAGGCGTGGCTCGTGGAGCGCGACGTCAGTCCGGCGGAACTCGCGGACACGTGCACTCGTCTGTCGATGAGGGTCGCCGCAGACTGA
- a CDS encoding Fur family transcriptional regulator, whose protein sequence is MVTTEHIAAIRAAGLRVTKPRLAVLEAVDQHPHADTESILSDVRSALDGVSRQAVYDVLRALTESGIIRRIQPTGQVSLYETRIGDNHHHLVCRTCGTVVDVDCTVGAAPCLGASDDHGFLIDEAEVVFWGTCADCTTAR, encoded by the coding sequence ATGGTCACCACCGAGCACATCGCAGCCATCAGGGCCGCCGGTCTGCGTGTGACCAAACCGCGGCTCGCCGTACTGGAGGCCGTCGATCAGCACCCGCACGCCGACACGGAATCCATCCTGTCCGACGTTCGGAGCGCCCTCGACGGCGTCTCCCGCCAGGCCGTGTACGACGTGCTCCGGGCACTGACGGAGTCGGGGATCATTCGGCGGATCCAGCCCACCGGGCAGGTCTCGCTGTACGAGACCCGTATCGGCGACAACCATCATCATCTCGTGTGCCGTACGTGCGGCACCGTCGTCGACGTCGACTGCACTGTCGGCGCCGCCCCGTGTCTCGGTGCGTCCGATGATCACGGCTTCCTGATCGACGAAGCCGAGGTCGTCTTCTGGGGCACCTGCGCCGATTGCACCACCGCTCGCTGA
- the katG gene encoding catalase/peroxidase HPI, whose amino-acid sequence MSEQQTTPPEPTGCPMHAGRMETPAAGGGSRDWWPDQLNLKILAENPAEGDPNGPAFDYAVEFETLDLDEVKADLKDLFRHSQSWWPADYGHYGPLFIRMAWHSAGTYRVTDGRGGAGHGMQRFAPLNSWPDNAGLDKARRLLWPIKKKYGRKLSWADLIIFAGTVALEDMGLEIYGLAGGRPDKWEPEEVYWGPEREWLDDERYSGDRDLEHPLGAVQMGLIYVNPEGPNGNPDPLASAIDIRETFARMAMNDEETVALIAGGHTFGKTHGAAPDTNCGPEPERAPLEQMGIGWKSSHGSGVGVDAISSGIEGAWNSTPVTWDNNFFWTLYGYEWETYTGPGGATQWRPKSNAGSTSVPDAADPETRHQPMMLTSDIALREDPVYGKISRRFLENPREFADAFARAWYKLTHRDMGPIERYRGKLVPDEELIWQDPVTRPVGPTVNDDDITELKRRILASSLSVRQLVKTAWAAAASFRCSDYRGGANGARVRLEPQRDWTVNEPESLSEVLPVLEKIAEDFNAVSEREIAIADVIVLAGAAAIEKAAADAGHHIEVPFEAGRGDATQEQTDIESFEVMEPQWDGFRNWVADGIETDAEYLLLDRAYLLDLTPPQMAVLVGGLRVLGANHGDSPHGVLTDRPQTLSNDFFTTIVDMNVDWADAGDGTYIGTDDAGVEKFTATRADMVFGANSQLRGISEVYGADDAGRKFVDDFVTAWNHVMNADRFDVRR is encoded by the coding sequence ATGTCCGAACAGCAGACCACCCCTCCCGAGCCCACGGGGTGCCCGATGCACGCCGGCCGGATGGAGACCCCCGCGGCCGGCGGCGGCAGCCGCGACTGGTGGCCGGATCAACTCAACCTCAAGATCCTGGCGGAGAACCCTGCCGAGGGAGATCCGAACGGTCCGGCATTCGACTACGCCGTCGAGTTCGAGACGCTCGATCTCGACGAGGTCAAAGCCGACCTCAAGGACCTCTTCCGTCACTCGCAGTCGTGGTGGCCGGCCGACTACGGGCACTACGGACCGCTCTTCATCCGGATGGCGTGGCATTCGGCAGGCACTTATCGGGTGACCGACGGACGTGGGGGCGCGGGCCACGGAATGCAGCGGTTCGCGCCGTTGAACAGCTGGCCGGACAACGCAGGTCTGGACAAAGCGCGCCGTCTCCTGTGGCCGATCAAGAAGAAGTACGGCCGCAAGCTCTCGTGGGCCGATCTGATCATCTTCGCCGGGACCGTCGCGCTGGAGGACATGGGACTCGAGATCTACGGACTCGCCGGCGGACGCCCGGACAAGTGGGAGCCGGAGGAGGTCTACTGGGGCCCGGAACGGGAGTGGCTCGACGATGAGCGCTACTCCGGTGACCGCGACCTCGAACATCCGCTCGGAGCGGTGCAGATGGGACTGATCTACGTGAACCCGGAGGGGCCCAACGGAAATCCGGATCCACTCGCCTCCGCCATCGATATCCGGGAGACGTTCGCCCGCATGGCGATGAACGATGAGGAGACCGTGGCGCTCATCGCGGGCGGGCACACCTTCGGCAAGACACACGGTGCCGCGCCCGACACCAATTGCGGCCCGGAACCCGAGCGTGCCCCGCTGGAGCAGATGGGCATCGGCTGGAAGAGCTCGCACGGCAGTGGCGTCGGAGTCGACGCGATCAGCTCCGGCATCGAAGGGGCGTGGAACAGCACTCCGGTCACCTGGGACAACAACTTCTTCTGGACCCTGTACGGCTACGAGTGGGAGACGTACACCGGCCCCGGCGGCGCAACTCAGTGGCGTCCGAAGTCGAACGCGGGCTCGACGAGTGTTCCCGACGCCGCAGACCCGGAGACGCGCCATCAGCCGATGATGCTGACAAGCGACATCGCGCTGCGCGAGGACCCGGTCTACGGGAAGATCTCGCGCCGCTTCCTGGAGAACCCGCGGGAGTTCGCGGACGCGTTCGCGCGTGCCTGGTACAAACTGACCCACCGTGACATGGGGCCGATCGAGCGTTACCGCGGCAAGCTCGTTCCAGACGAGGAGCTGATCTGGCAGGACCCGGTCACCAGACCCGTCGGCCCCACCGTGAACGACGACGACATCACCGAACTCAAGCGCCGCATTCTCGCGTCGAGTCTGTCGGTGAGGCAATTGGTGAAGACGGCGTGGGCCGCGGCAGCGTCGTTCCGCTGCAGTGATTACCGCGGTGGAGCGAACGGGGCCCGAGTCCGCCTCGAGCCGCAGCGCGACTGGACGGTGAATGAACCGGAGTCGTTGTCCGAGGTCCTGCCGGTTCTCGAGAAGATCGCCGAGGACTTCAACGCAGTCTCGGAGCGCGAGATCGCGATCGCGGACGTCATCGTCCTCGCCGGCGCCGCGGCGATCGAGAAGGCGGCGGCCGATGCCGGGCACCATATCGAGGTGCCGTTCGAGGCGGGTCGCGGCGACGCCACCCAAGAGCAGACCGACATCGAGTCGTTCGAGGTGATGGAGCCGCAGTGGGACGGTTTCCGCAACTGGGTGGCCGACGGCATCGAGACCGACGCCGAGTATCTGCTGCTCGATCGCGCGTACCTCCTCGATCTGACGCCACCCCAGATGGCGGTGCTCGTCGGCGGTCTGCGCGTGCTCGGAGCGAATCACGGCGATTCGCCGCACGGCGTGCTGACCGATCGGCCGCAAACGCTGTCGAACGACTTCTTCACCACCATCGTCGACATGAACGTCGACTGGGCCGACGCGGGTGACGGAACGTACATCGGCACGGACGATGCAGGTGTGGAGAAGTTCACGGCGACCCGAGCGGACATGGTGTTCGGTGCGAACTCTCAGCTGCGTGGCATCTCGGAGGTGTACGGCGCCGACGATGCCGGCCGGAAGTTCGTCGACGACTTCGTCACGGCCTGGAATCACGTGATGAACGCGGACCGGTTCGACGTGCGCCGCTGA